From Camelus dromedarius isolate mCamDro1 chromosome 2, mCamDro1.pat, whole genome shotgun sequence, one genomic window encodes:
- the TMEM108 gene encoding transmembrane protein 108, translating into MKRSLQALYCQLLSFLLILALTEAPVFAAQEPSPRESLQVFPSGTTPGTMLTAPLSFTRHSSMVAAPASMVTRTPHPDRPSSQATAPMATMTPHLDGHPPTNTVSTIMATATTPQPEGPLSTGPPPAAMATTSSHSEGRPPGEATPTILPTKQRRATSRSPTAPSRVTTRRPPRPPGSSRKGTGSSRPVPPAPSGHSVRKEGQRGRNQSSTHLGQKRPLGKIFQIYKGNFTGSVEPDPSTLTPQNPLWGYSSSPQPQTVATTLAPSRTSWVPPTTPLVPAEDKPSLSRADQGGGSTFTSQGGEPDTTPASGTPTGPQPAPVPSQHPRGDPQDSPSHSDSWLTVTPGISRPPSASSGVFTAATGPTQAAFDASVSAPSKGLPQGTSSAPQAPASSPGVSGSTVSQAEEEALATTTMAGRVPSPLSTVVSTATGNFLNRLVPAGTWKPGTAGNISHVAEGDKPQHRATICLSKMDIAWVILAISVPISSCSVLLTVCCLRRKKKPANPENSLSYWNNAITMDYFSKHAVELPREIQSLETSEDQLSEPRSPANGDYRDTGMVLVNPFCQETLFVGNDQVSEI; encoded by the exons GCTTCCTCCTGATCTTGGCACTGACCGAAGCACCGGTGTTTGCTGCCCAGGAACCATCTCCCAGGGAATCTCTTCAAGTCTTCCCCTCAGGCACCACCCCAGGCACCATGCTGACAGCACCCCTCAGCTTCACCAGACACTCCTCCATGGTGGCTGCCCCTGCCTCCATGGTAACACGGACCCCTCATCCCGACAGACCCTCCTCACAGGCCACGGCTCCCATGGCAACGATGACGCCCCATCTGGACGGACACCCTCCTACAAACACTGTCTCCACCATCATGGCAACAGCAACCACTCCCCAACCTGAAGGCCCCCTGTCCACAGGGCCACCTCCTGCTGCCATGGCAACCACATCCTCCCACTCAGAAGGCCGCCCCCCAGGGGAGGCTACACCCACCATCCTGCCGACAAAGCAGAGGAGAGCCACCAGCCGCTCCCCCACAGCACCCTCCCGGGTGACCACACGTAGGCCCCCCAGGCCTCCAGGCTCTTCCCGAAAGGGAACTGGCAGTTCACGCCCTGTCCCGCCTGCGCCCAGCGGTCACTCTGTGAGGAAGGAAGGCCAGCGGGGACGAAATCAGAGTTCCACACATCTGGGGCAGAAGCGGCCCCTGGGGAAAATCTTCCAGATTTACAAAGGCAACTTCACAGGATCTGTGGAGCCTGacccctccaccctcaccccccagAACCCACTCTGGGGTTACTCCTCCTCGCCACAGCCCCAGACAGTGGCCACAACCTTGGCACCCAGCAGGACCTCATGGGTACCACCCACCACCCCCCTGGTGCCTGCAGAGGACAAGCCCAGCCTTAGCAGAGCAGACCAGGGGGGTGGTTCCACCTTCACCAGCCAAGGAGGGGAGCCGGACACCACACCAGCCTCAGGCACCCCTACCGGTCCACAGCCTGCCCCAGTGCCTTCTCAGCACCCCCGCGGTGACCCGCAGGACAGCCCCAGCCACAGTGACTCCTGGCTTACTGTCACCCCGGGCATTAGCAGACCTCCATCTGCTAGCTCTGGGGTCTTCACGGCTGCCACGGGGCCCACCCAGGCTGCCTTTGACGCCAGTGTCTCAGCCCCTTCTAAGGGGCTTCCTCAGGGAACATCCTCAGCCCCTCAGGCTCCAGCCAGCTCCCCCGGGGTTTCAGGAAGCACTGTTTCCCAAGCCGAGGAAGAGGCTTTGGCCACCACCACCATGGCTGGCAGGGTGCCCAGTCCTCTCTCCACGGTGGTGTCCACGGCCACAGGAAACTTTCTCAACCGTCTGGTCCCTGCCGGGACCTGGAAGCCAGGAACAGCAGGGAACATCTCCCATGTGGCTGAAGGGGACAAACCCCAGCACAGAGCCACCATCTGCCTGAGCAAGATGGACATCGCCTGGGTGATTCTGGCCATCAGCGTGCCCATCTCCTCCTGCT CCGTCCTGCTGACCGTGTGCTGcctgaggaggaagaagaagccGGCCAACCCCGAGAACAGCCTGAGCTACTGGAACAACGCCATCACCATGGACTACTTCAGCAAGCATGCTGTGGAGCTTCCGAGGGAGATCCAGTCCCTTGAAACCTCTGAG